A single genomic interval of Gossypium arboreum isolate Shixiya-1 unplaced genomic scaffold, ASM2569848v2 Contig00667, whole genome shotgun sequence harbors:
- the LOC128289212 gene encoding DNA-directed RNA polymerase subunit beta''-like: MAYTSHILDQVKALGFQQATATSISLGIDDLLTIPSKGWLVQDAEQQSLILEKHHHFGNVHAVEKLRQSIEIWYATSEYLRQEMNPNFRMTDPFNPVHIMSFSGARGNASQVHQLVGMRGLMSDPQGQMIDLPIQSNLREGLSLTEYIISCYGARKGVVDTAVRTSDAGYLTRRLVEVVQHIVVRRTDCGTTRGIS, from the coding sequence ATGGCATATACATCACACATCCTGGATCAAGTAAAAGCTCTGGGTTTCCAGCAAGCCACTGCTACATCCATTTCATTAGGAATTGATGATCTTTTAACGATACCTTCTAAGGGATGGCTAGTCCAAGATGCTGAACAACAAAGTTTGATTTTGGaaaaacaccatcattttgggaaTGTACACGCGGTAGAAAAATTACGCCAATCAATTGAGATATGGTATGCTACAAGTGAATATTTGCGACAAGAAATGAATCCTAATTTTAGGATGACTGACCCGTTTAACCCAGTCCATATAATGTCTTTTTCAGGAGCTAGAGGAAATGCATCTCAAGTGCACCAATTAGTAGGTATGAGAGGATTAATGTCGGATCCCCAAGGACAAATGATCGATTTACCCATTCAAAGCAATTTACGCGAAGGACTGTCTTTAACAGAATATATCATTTCTTGCTACGGAGCCCGAAAAGGGGTTGTGGATACCGCCGTACGAACATCAGATGCTGGATATCTTACGCGCAGACTTGTTGAAGTAGTTCAACACATTGTTGTACGTAGAACAGATTGTGGCACCACCCGAGGGATTTCT